Proteins found in one Micromonospora sp. WMMD1082 genomic segment:
- the otsB gene encoding trehalose-phosphatase encodes MDPELRAAIGRIARVPQLLVACDYDGTLAPIVEDPSKAVPLRESVAAVRALAALPQTTVAVVSGRALRDLAALSRLPSEVHLVGSHGSEFDIGFVERLSPELIAVRTRLRDALREIATAHPGVRLERKPASVAVHTRGVDPQVAAATIEAVRSGPATWPDVTVTQGKEVIELSVVATHKGTAVDQLRTQLSASAVLFIGDDVTDENAFGNLHGPDVGIKIGPGETKAGYRVAEPIEAARALGLLLETRRHWLFGERAVPIERHSMLANGRTVALLTPDAKVSWLCNPKPDSAAIFADLVGGSPAGHFSVAPERDGIPLGQRYRSGTMTVETRWSGLTVTDWLDRPDPRATPDGPAIISGDSTLIRVLTGTGRVRLEFAPRPEFAQVAVQLQPLGDGLLVLGSNEPVALYSPGVQWQVGNDGGYETAKAVVDLAALGGQVVLELRFGTHSLEHHRLPIHERQAAAERPWKEWVGSLRLPTTARDLVARSALTLRGLCHEATGSILAAATTSLPEELGGVRNWDYRYCWLRDAAMTARALVDLGSITEAEAFLRWVDGCVERTGGHPERLHPLYTVDGYELGAEAVIDTLPGYAGSRPVRVGNLANHQLQLDVFGPIADLIAATADARGSVRAEEWRVLENMVEAVRRRWHEPDHGIWEARLPPRHHIFSKVMCWMTVDRALHVMRQHGGEDRPEWAELRDRIGANVLEYGWHEHAEAYSVAYGDEDMDASSLWIGISGLLPGDDPRFLSTVLKIEADLRSGPVVYRYHWDDGLPGREGGFHICTSWLIEAYLRTGRRTDAEELFLQMIDTAGPTGLLPEQYDPLAERGLGNHPQAYSHLGVIRCALLLDNMLKH; translated from the coding sequence ATGGACCCGGAGCTGCGCGCCGCCATCGGTCGGATCGCCCGGGTACCGCAACTCCTGGTCGCCTGCGACTACGACGGCACCCTCGCGCCGATCGTCGAGGATCCGAGCAAGGCCGTACCGCTGCGGGAGTCGGTGGCGGCGGTGCGCGCCCTGGCCGCGCTGCCGCAGACCACGGTGGCGGTCGTCTCCGGTCGCGCGCTGCGCGACCTGGCCGCGCTCTCCCGGCTGCCCAGCGAGGTCCATCTGGTCGGCAGTCACGGCTCCGAGTTCGACATCGGCTTCGTCGAGCGGCTCTCCCCCGAGCTGATCGCCGTCCGCACCCGGCTCCGGGACGCGCTGCGGGAGATCGCCACGGCCCATCCCGGGGTACGCCTCGAACGCAAGCCGGCCAGCGTCGCCGTCCACACCCGTGGGGTGGATCCCCAGGTGGCCGCCGCGACCATCGAGGCCGTCCGCAGCGGTCCCGCGACCTGGCCGGACGTCACCGTCACCCAGGGCAAGGAGGTCATCGAGCTGTCCGTGGTGGCCACCCACAAGGGCACCGCGGTCGACCAGTTGCGCACCCAGCTGTCGGCCAGCGCGGTGCTCTTCATCGGCGACGACGTGACCGACGAGAACGCCTTCGGCAACCTGCACGGCCCCGACGTCGGCATCAAGATCGGCCCGGGTGAGACCAAGGCCGGTTACCGGGTCGCCGAGCCGATCGAGGCCGCCCGCGCGCTCGGGCTGCTCCTGGAGACCCGCCGGCACTGGCTGTTCGGCGAGCGGGCGGTGCCGATCGAGCGGCACTCGATGCTGGCCAACGGCCGGACAGTCGCCCTGCTCACGCCCGATGCCAAGGTGAGCTGGCTCTGCAACCCCAAGCCCGACTCGGCGGCGATCTTCGCCGACCTGGTCGGCGGCAGCCCGGCCGGGCACTTCAGCGTCGCACCGGAGCGCGACGGCATCCCGCTGGGCCAGCGCTACCGGTCGGGCACGATGACCGTGGAGACCCGCTGGTCGGGCCTGACCGTCACCGACTGGCTCGACAGGCCCGACCCCCGGGCCACGCCCGACGGTCCGGCGATCATCTCCGGCGACTCGACCCTGATCCGGGTGCTGACCGGCACCGGCCGGGTCCGGCTGGAGTTCGCGCCCCGACCGGAGTTCGCGCAGGTCGCGGTGCAGCTCCAGCCGCTCGGCGACGGCCTGCTGGTGCTCGGCTCCAACGAACCGGTCGCGCTCTACTCCCCCGGGGTGCAGTGGCAGGTCGGCAACGACGGCGGGTACGAGACCGCGAAGGCCGTGGTGGACCTCGCCGCCCTCGGCGGGCAGGTGGTGCTGGAACTGCGCTTCGGCACGCACAGCCTGGAACACCACCGGCTGCCGATCCACGAGCGGCAGGCTGCGGCGGAGCGGCCCTGGAAGGAATGGGTGGGCTCGCTGCGGCTGCCGACCACCGCCCGCGACCTCGTCGCCCGCAGCGCGCTGACGCTGCGCGGCCTCTGCCACGAGGCGACCGGTTCGATCCTGGCCGCGGCGACCACCTCGCTGCCGGAGGAACTGGGCGGAGTCCGCAACTGGGACTACCGCTACTGCTGGCTCCGCGACGCCGCGATGACCGCCCGGGCCCTGGTCGACCTGGGCTCGATCACCGAGGCCGAGGCCTTCCTGCGCTGGGTGGACGGCTGCGTGGAGCGCACCGGCGGTCACCCCGAGCGGCTGCACCCCCTCTACACGGTGGACGGCTACGAGCTGGGCGCCGAGGCGGTCATCGACACCCTGCCCGGCTACGCCGGCTCCCGCCCGGTACGCGTCGGCAACCTCGCCAACCACCAGCTCCAGCTGGACGTCTTCGGCCCGATCGCCGACCTGATCGCGGCCACCGCCGACGCCCGTGGCTCGGTACGCGCCGAGGAGTGGCGGGTGCTGGAGAACATGGTCGAGGCGGTCCGTCGCCGCTGGCACGAGCCGGATCACGGCATCTGGGAGGCCCGCCTGCCACCCCGGCACCACATCTTCTCGAAGGTGATGTGCTGGATGACCGTCGACCGGGCACTGCACGTGATGCGGCAGCACGGCGGCGAGGACCGCCCGGAATGGGCGGAGTTGCGCGACCGGATCGGCGCGAACGTGCTCGAGTACGGCTGGCACGAGCACGCCGAGGCGTACAGCGTCGCGTACGGGGACGAGGACATGGACGCCTCGTCGCTCTGGATCGGGATCTCCGGCCTGTTGCCCGGTGACGATCCGCGCTTCCTCTCCACCGTGTTGAAGATCGAGGCGGACCTGCGCAGCGGCCCGGTTGTCTACCGCTACCACTGGGACGACGGCCTGCCCGGCCGGGAGGGTGGCTTCCACATCTGCACGTCCTGGTTGATCGAGGCGTACCTGCGCACCGGGCGGCGTACCGACGCCGAGGAACTCTTCCTCCAGATGATCGACACGGCCGGTCCCACCGGGCTGCTCCCGGAGCAGTACGACCCGCTCGCCGAGCGCGGCCTGGGCAACCACCCGCAGGCGTACAGCCACCTCGGCGTGATCCGCTGCGCCCTACTCCTGGACAACATGCTCAAGCACTGA
- a CDS encoding trehalose-6-phosphate synthase, producing the protein MTVRSSFVVVANRLPVDEVSTPEGRQWRRSPGGLVTALHPVLAEHQGTWVGWAGGTGAAPEPFDLEGIRLHPVPLSAEELERYYEGQSNATIWPLYHDAVETPAYKRRWREAYRLVNARFAEAAAEVAADGATVWVQDYQLQLVPAMLRELRPDLRIGFFLHIPFPPIELFMQMPFRTEILRGLLGADLVGFQQRLAAQNFVRLARHLLGLRYEGQMIQVDGRQVKAGAFPISIDTREMERLAADPAIQARAKEIREELGNPRTIILGVDRLDYTKGIELRLKAFRELLADGKLTVPDAVMVQVATPSRERVEHYQALRVKVEREVGRINGEFGRVGVPAVHYLHQSYSRTELAAMYAAADVMMVTPLRDGMNLVAKEYVASRADHGGALVLSEFAGAATELRQAFLCNPHDPDAVKDALLRAVHVEKPEARRRMRTMQRHLRTHDVGHWAKSFLTELGVPDMEAA; encoded by the coding sequence GTGACCGTCCGTAGCTCCTTTGTCGTAGTGGCGAATCGACTGCCGGTCGACGAGGTGAGCACACCCGAGGGACGGCAGTGGCGACGCAGCCCGGGCGGGCTGGTCACCGCGCTACATCCCGTCCTCGCCGAGCACCAGGGCACCTGGGTCGGCTGGGCCGGCGGCACCGGCGCGGCCCCCGAGCCGTTCGACCTGGAGGGCATCCGGCTGCACCCGGTGCCGCTGAGCGCCGAGGAACTGGAGCGCTACTACGAGGGGCAGTCCAACGCGACGATCTGGCCGCTCTACCACGACGCGGTCGAGACCCCCGCCTACAAGCGCCGCTGGCGCGAGGCGTACCGCCTGGTCAACGCGCGATTCGCGGAGGCCGCGGCGGAGGTCGCGGCCGACGGCGCCACCGTCTGGGTCCAGGACTACCAGCTCCAGCTGGTGCCGGCGATGCTCCGGGAGCTGCGCCCCGACCTGCGGATCGGCTTCTTCCTGCACATCCCGTTCCCACCGATCGAGCTGTTCATGCAGATGCCGTTCCGCACCGAGATCCTGCGCGGTCTGCTCGGCGCCGACCTGGTCGGGTTCCAGCAGCGGCTGGCCGCGCAGAACTTCGTCCGGCTGGCCCGGCACCTGCTCGGTCTGCGCTACGAGGGGCAGATGATCCAGGTGGACGGGCGCCAGGTGAAGGCCGGCGCCTTCCCCATCTCGATCGACACCAGGGAGATGGAGCGGCTCGCCGCCGACCCGGCGATCCAGGCCCGGGCCAAGGAGATCCGCGAGGAACTGGGCAACCCGCGGACGATCATCCTCGGCGTCGACCGGCTCGACTACACCAAGGGCATCGAGTTGCGCCTCAAGGCGTTCCGCGAACTGCTTGCTGACGGAAAGTTGACAGTTCCCGACGCCGTTATGGTGCAGGTCGCCACGCCCAGCCGCGAGCGGGTGGAGCACTACCAGGCACTCCGCGTCAAGGTCGAGCGCGAGGTGGGTCGGATTAATGGCGAATTCGGCCGGGTTGGCGTACCGGCGGTGCACTATCTCCATCAGTCGTACAGTCGGACAGAACTGGCTGCGATGTACGCCGCCGCCGACGTGATGATGGTTACTCCGCTGCGCGACGGAATGAACCTGGTGGCCAAGGAGTACGTCGCGTCCAGGGCGGACCACGGTGGCGCTCTCGTACTCAGTGAGTTCGCCGGCGCGGCCACCGAGCTGCGTCAGGCGTTCCTGTGCAACCCGCACGACCCGGACGCGGTCAAGGACGCTCTGCTACGGGCCGTGCACGTGGAGAAGCCGGAGGCTCGTCGCCGTATGCGGACCATGCAACGCCATCTGCGCACCCATGACGTGGGGCACTGGGCGAAGTCGTTCCTCACCGAGCTCGGGGTGCCCGACATGGAGGCGGCGTGA
- the ettA gene encoding energy-dependent translational throttle protein EttA produces the protein MAQFIYVLDKARKAHGDKVVLDNVTLNFLPGAKIGVVGPNGAGKSSLLKIMAGWDQPSNGEARLMPGFTVGMLAQEPPLNDAKTVLGNVEEAVAETKAKLERFNKIAEQMATDYSDELMEEMGRLQEELDHADAWDVDSKLELAMDALRCPPPEADVTQLSGGERRRVALCKLLLEAPDLLLLDEPTNHLDAESVQWLEQHLAKYAGTVVAITHDRYFLDNVANWILELDRGRTYPYEGNYSTYLEKKAARLAVEGRRDAKMKKRLSEELEWVRSNAKARQTKSKARLDRYDEMAAEAEKTRKLDFEEIQIPPGPRLGNTVIEANGLTKGFGDRVLIDNLSFSLPRNGIVGIIGPNGVGKTTLFKTIVGLEEPTAGAVRIGETVSLSYVDQNRQGLDGDKTVWEVVSDGLDHLMVGKVEMPSRAYIAAFGFKGPDQQKPTKVLSGGERNRLNLALTLKIGGNVILLDEPTNDLDVETLSSLENALLEFPGCAVVISHDRMFLDRVATHILAWEGDDEDPAKWFWFEGNFEAYEKNKIDRLGAEAARPHRVTYRKLTRD, from the coding sequence GTGGCCCAGTTCATCTACGTCCTGGACAAGGCACGCAAGGCGCACGGCGACAAGGTCGTGCTCGACAACGTGACGCTGAACTTCCTGCCGGGTGCCAAGATCGGTGTGGTCGGTCCGAACGGCGCCGGAAAGTCCAGCCTTCTCAAGATCATGGCTGGTTGGGATCAGCCGAGCAACGGCGAGGCCCGCCTGATGCCCGGCTTCACCGTGGGGATGCTCGCCCAGGAGCCCCCGCTCAACGACGCCAAGACCGTGCTCGGCAACGTCGAGGAGGCGGTCGCCGAGACCAAGGCCAAGCTGGAGCGGTTCAACAAGATCGCCGAGCAGATGGCGACCGACTACTCCGACGAGCTGATGGAGGAGATGGGCCGGCTCCAGGAGGAGCTGGACCACGCCGACGCCTGGGACGTCGACTCCAAGCTCGAACTGGCGATGGACGCGCTGCGCTGCCCGCCGCCGGAGGCCGACGTCACCCAGCTCTCCGGCGGTGAGCGTCGCCGCGTCGCGCTGTGCAAGCTGCTGCTGGAGGCGCCCGACCTGCTGCTGCTCGACGAGCCCACCAACCACCTGGACGCGGAGAGCGTGCAGTGGCTGGAGCAGCACCTGGCCAAGTACGCCGGCACCGTCGTCGCCATCACCCACGACCGGTACTTCCTCGACAACGTGGCCAACTGGATCCTCGAACTGGACCGTGGCCGGACGTACCCGTACGAGGGCAACTACTCCACCTACCTGGAGAAGAAGGCCGCCCGGCTGGCCGTGGAGGGCCGCCGGGACGCCAAGATGAAGAAGCGGCTCTCCGAGGAACTGGAGTGGGTGCGCTCCAACGCCAAGGCCCGGCAGACCAAGTCCAAGGCCCGTCTCGACCGGTACGACGAGATGGCCGCCGAGGCGGAGAAGACCCGCAAACTGGACTTCGAGGAGATCCAGATCCCGCCGGGTCCGCGCCTGGGCAACACCGTCATCGAGGCGAACGGGCTGACCAAGGGCTTCGGCGACCGGGTGCTGATCGACAACCTGTCGTTCTCCCTGCCGCGCAACGGCATCGTCGGCATCATCGGCCCGAACGGCGTCGGCAAGACCACCCTGTTCAAGACCATCGTGGGGCTGGAGGAGCCGACCGCCGGCGCGGTCCGGATCGGCGAGACGGTCTCCCTGTCGTACGTCGACCAGAACCGGCAGGGCCTCGACGGCGACAAGACCGTCTGGGAGGTCGTCTCCGACGGGCTGGACCACCTCATGGTGGGCAAGGTCGAGATGCCGTCGCGCGCGTACATCGCCGCGTTCGGCTTCAAGGGGCCGGACCAGCAGAAGCCGACCAAGGTGCTCTCCGGCGGCGAGCGCAACCGGCTCAACCTGGCGCTGACGCTGAAGATCGGCGGCAATGTCATCCTGCTCGACGAGCCGACCAACGACCTGGACGTGGAGACCCTCTCCAGCCTGGAGAACGCCCTGCTGGAGTTCCCCGGGTGCGCCGTGGTGATCTCCCACGACCGGATGTTCCTGGACCGGGTCGCCACGCACATCCTGGCCTGGGAGGGCGACGACGAGGACCCGGCGAAGTGGTTCTGGTTCGAGGGCAACTTCGAGGCGTACGAGAAGAACAAGATCGACCGGCTCGGTGCCGAGGCGGCCCGCCCGCACCGGGTGACGTACCGCAAGCTGACCCGCGACTGA
- a CDS encoding thioesterase family protein: protein MADRFVYHCGLRWSDLDAYGHVNNARFLTLYEEARVALMFVGARAHGVDSFADGVVIRRHEVDYLRPVDYALDRATAEAAPTVRIELWVEQVRAASFTLGYEMYDGDRLVSRARSVLVPFDLARQVPRRLTEPERAFLLGYAPVGPVP from the coding sequence TTGGCTGACCGGTTCGTCTACCACTGTGGCCTGCGGTGGTCCGACCTGGACGCGTACGGCCACGTCAACAACGCCCGTTTCCTCACCCTCTACGAGGAGGCCCGGGTGGCGCTGATGTTCGTCGGTGCCCGGGCGCACGGGGTCGACTCGTTCGCCGACGGCGTGGTGATCCGCCGGCACGAGGTCGACTACCTGCGCCCGGTCGACTACGCCCTCGATCGGGCCACCGCCGAGGCGGCACCCACCGTGCGGATCGAGCTGTGGGTGGAGCAGGTGCGGGCCGCGTCCTTCACCCTCGGCTACGAGATGTACGACGGCGACCGCCTCGTCAGCCGGGCCCGCTCGGTGCTGGTGCCGTTCGACCTGGCCCGGCAGGTGCCCCGGCGACTGACCGAACCGGAGCGGGCGTTCCTGCTCGGGTACGCACCGGTTGGTCCGGTGCCGTGA
- a CDS encoding YbjN domain-containing protein, with translation MPWWSWRPGPAGGGDSETRSRITVEGAVRVGPPAPRQPGDDCPGGEHPLIADMPATVEQVTLRRICDALDLLDVRYLADGDGNLLAMWERHAVLVTLEGPEDEILVLRARPHATVPPDWADRAYRVVNEWNHTRRFCKAYVGDATERGQLPIYAELQVPLAAGAHDALLVELLDCGAAVATSFVDWLHDEGALL, from the coding sequence ATGCCGTGGTGGTCATGGCGCCCAGGTCCCGCCGGTGGCGGTGACTCGGAAACTCGAAGCAGGATCACGGTGGAGGGTGCTGTCCGGGTCGGACCGCCGGCGCCCCGCCAACCGGGGGACGACTGCCCGGGTGGGGAGCATCCGTTGATCGCCGACATGCCCGCCACCGTCGAACAGGTCACCCTGCGTCGCATCTGCGACGCGCTCGACCTCCTCGACGTGCGCTACCTCGCCGACGGGGACGGCAACCTGCTGGCCATGTGGGAGCGGCACGCCGTGCTGGTCACCCTGGAGGGCCCCGAAGACGAGATCCTCGTGCTGCGGGCCCGGCCGCACGCGACCGTGCCGCCGGACTGGGCGGACCGGGCCTACCGGGTGGTCAACGAGTGGAACCACACCCGCCGCTTCTGCAAGGCGTACGTGGGGGACGCCACCGAGCGCGGCCAGTTGCCGATCTACGCCGAGTTGCAGGTCCCGCTCGCGGCGGGCGCCCACGACGCGCTCCTGGTGGAACTGCTCGACTGCGGCGCCGCCGTGGCCACCAGCTTCGTCGACTGGCTGCACGACGAGGGTGCCCTGCTCTGA
- a CDS encoding globin yields the protein MNPVGESEGRGEAVTLFDAVGGEPTFRKLVDEFYAGIADDPLLRPMYPEEDLGPAADRMRLFLMQYWGGPNTYSAQRGHPRLRMRHAPFRIGAAERDAWLRHMRRTVDSLDLPPALATELWNYLERAAYFMVNVMEDPSARE from the coding sequence GTGAATCCCGTAGGTGAGTCCGAGGGTCGCGGCGAGGCGGTCACGCTCTTCGACGCCGTCGGCGGCGAGCCCACATTCCGCAAACTGGTCGACGAGTTCTACGCCGGCATCGCCGACGACCCGCTGCTGCGCCCGATGTATCCGGAGGAGGATCTGGGGCCGGCCGCCGACCGGATGCGACTCTTCCTCATGCAGTACTGGGGCGGCCCGAACACCTACTCCGCCCAGCGGGGGCATCCCCGGCTGCGGATGCGGCACGCCCCGTTCCGGATCGGTGCCGCCGAGCGCGACGCCTGGCTGCGTCACATGCGGCGCACGGTCGACAGCCTCGACCTGCCCCCGGCGCTCGCCACCGAACTCTGGAACTATCTCGAACGGGCGGCGTACTTCATGGTGAACGTGATGGAGGACCCGTCGGCCCGCGAGTGA
- a CDS encoding MFS transporter, which produces MVSDERPSAEGPATFREIFAQSEYRAVLSANTLTWVGDYAAKAAVTLLVYRETESVALSAAAFAISYLPWLIGGPLLATIAERHPYRRVMIICDLVRMALMLIVAIPGMPAPMILALLFFVTLANPPSQAARSALMPLILPGDRLVVGISVNASVGQAAQIVGYLLGAAVATVNPTAALLMNAATFAISAGIVRLGVRHRPPAMTSEHRSNLLRETAAGFGMVFHTPVLRAIAVLVFSAMLFSIVPEGLAAAWANERAGASMDPGLAQGVIMAATPLGFIVGGLVIGRAVAPARRLLLLRPLAVLAPLSLVPALLDPPPVVVALLAATCGFAVAGLLPVANGLFVQALPDGFRARAFGVMATGLQVTQGAAVMATGLLADRFPIPIVVGLWSAAGVVLMSLVALRWPDQQTVNAAVTAARAASGAPPAAASSDDPGHVEPGRPRHAVT; this is translated from the coding sequence ATGGTGTCCGACGAGCGACCTTCTGCGGAAGGGCCGGCCACTTTCCGTGAGATTTTCGCCCAGAGTGAGTACCGCGCCGTCCTCTCGGCCAACACGCTGACCTGGGTCGGTGACTATGCCGCCAAGGCGGCGGTCACCCTCCTGGTCTATCGGGAGACCGAGTCCGTCGCGCTGTCGGCGGCCGCCTTCGCGATCAGCTACCTGCCCTGGTTGATCGGCGGGCCGCTGCTGGCCACGATCGCCGAGCGGCACCCGTACCGGCGGGTCATGATCATCTGCGATCTCGTCCGGATGGCGCTGATGCTGATCGTCGCCATCCCGGGGATGCCGGCGCCGATGATCCTGGCGCTGCTGTTCTTCGTCACCTTGGCGAACCCACCGAGCCAGGCCGCGCGGTCCGCCCTGATGCCGCTGATCCTGCCCGGGGACCGGCTCGTCGTCGGGATCTCGGTCAACGCCAGCGTGGGGCAGGCCGCCCAGATCGTCGGCTATCTGCTCGGTGCCGCCGTGGCGACGGTCAACCCCACCGCCGCGCTGCTGATGAACGCGGCCACCTTCGCGATATCGGCCGGGATCGTCCGGCTCGGCGTCCGCCACCGACCGCCGGCGATGACCAGCGAGCACCGCAGCAACCTGCTCCGGGAGACCGCCGCCGGGTTCGGGATGGTCTTTCACACGCCGGTGCTGCGGGCGATCGCCGTGCTGGTCTTCAGCGCCATGCTCTTCTCCATCGTGCCCGAAGGGCTGGCCGCCGCCTGGGCGAACGAACGCGCCGGGGCGAGCATGGACCCGGGCCTCGCGCAGGGCGTGATCATGGCGGCCACGCCGCTCGGGTTCATCGTCGGCGGGTTGGTGATCGGGCGCGCCGTCGCACCGGCCCGCCGGCTGCTCCTGCTGCGGCCGTTGGCCGTCCTCGCCCCCCTGAGCCTGGTGCCCGCACTGCTCGATCCGCCGCCGGTGGTGGTGGCACTGCTCGCCGCCACCTGCGGGTTCGCGGTCGCCGGGCTGCTGCCGGTGGCCAACGGCCTCTTCGTCCAGGCCCTCCCGGACGGCTTCCGGGCCCGGGCATTCGGTGTCATGGCCACCGGCCTCCAGGTCACCCAGGGAGCCGCGGTGATGGCGACCGGCTTGCTCGCCGACCGCTTCCCGATCCCGATCGTCGTGGGGCTGTGGAGCGCAGCCGGGGTGGTGCTGATGTCGCTCGTCGCCCTGCGCTGGCCCGATCAGCAGACCGTGAACGCCGCCGTCACCGCCGCCCGGGCCGCCTCCGGCGCGCCGCCGGCGGCAGCGTCCTCCGACGATCCCGGTCACGTGGAGCCGGGCCGGCCCCGACACGCGGTGACCTGA
- a CDS encoding mechanosensitive ion channel domain-containing protein, with the protein MRVTVSSPTPAPSPSPEVVDTPSPECLDEFLCDFVWNHTDSVWFAEGSFWILVKPLRIVMILLLAMAVRWLVQRTIRRLVRTTTDAGVPPMLRPLRERIPSAATAPDEFVPERRRQRAEAIGSVLRSMSTAFILGIAVLMVLKELSFDLAPLLASAGIAGVALGFGAQSLVKDLIAGLFMLIEDQYGVGDNVDLGEATGVVEAVGLRVTTVRDGRGVLWYIRNGEIVRVGNRSQGWALVVVDLPIGFAGTEEATAVLRTAAASLAVDPQLATSIVEPPEVLGVEQVTVEGTVIRTVVKTTAEGQFTVGRELRRRLAEALENSGITARIAAGRPQPGAPTRSETETGQGGAA; encoded by the coding sequence ATCAGGGTGACCGTCAGCAGCCCCACCCCCGCGCCGTCGCCCAGCCCCGAGGTGGTCGACACACCCAGCCCGGAGTGCCTGGACGAGTTCCTGTGCGACTTCGTCTGGAACCACACCGACTCGGTGTGGTTCGCCGAGGGCAGCTTCTGGATCCTGGTCAAGCCGCTGCGGATCGTCATGATCCTGCTGCTGGCGATGGCCGTCCGGTGGCTGGTGCAGCGCACGATCCGCCGGCTGGTGCGGACCACCACGGACGCCGGCGTGCCGCCCATGCTCCGCCCGCTGCGCGAACGCATCCCGAGTGCCGCCACCGCTCCCGACGAGTTCGTCCCGGAGCGCCGCCGGCAGCGTGCCGAGGCGATCGGTTCGGTGCTGCGCAGCATGAGCACGGCCTTCATCCTCGGCATCGCCGTGCTGATGGTGCTCAAGGAACTCAGCTTCGATCTGGCACCGCTGCTGGCCAGTGCGGGAATCGCCGGCGTGGCCCTCGGCTTCGGCGCGCAGAGCCTGGTGAAGGACCTGATCGCGGGACTGTTCATGCTGATCGAGGACCAGTACGGGGTCGGCGACAACGTCGACCTCGGCGAGGCGACCGGCGTCGTCGAGGCGGTCGGGCTGCGGGTCACCACCGTCCGCGACGGGCGGGGTGTGCTCTGGTACATCCGCAACGGCGAGATCGTCCGGGTGGGCAACCGGAGCCAGGGCTGGGCGTTGGTGGTGGTCGACCTGCCGATCGGCTTCGCCGGCACCGAGGAGGCCACGGCGGTCCTGCGTACCGCCGCCGCGTCACTCGCCGTGGACCCGCAACTGGCGACGTCGATCGTCGAGCCACCCGAGGTGCTCGGCGTCGAGCAGGTCACCGTGGAGGGCACCGTGATCCGGACGGTGGTCAAGACCACCGCCGAGGGGCAGTTCACCGTGGGCCGGGAGCTGCGCCGCCGGCTCGCCGAGGCGCTGGAGAACTCCGGTATCACGGCGAGGATCGCGGCGGGCCGTCCCCAGCCCGGCGCACCTACTCGTTCCGAGACCGAGACCGGTCAGGGCGGGGCCGCCTGA
- a CDS encoding HNH endonuclease: MPDIRPTVGSGALVLNATYEPLCVVSVRRAAILVLSAKAICVADGEGILHSARNALPVPSVVRLTRFVRVPYRTHVGLSRRAIFARDGRRCAYCRGPAETIDHVFPRSRGGRHAWENVVAACARCNHTKGDKTPAELGWRLHSPPTAPKGIAWRVLGHRAPDPRWADWLDLREPEAA, translated from the coding sequence ATGCCTGACATACGACCCACGGTGGGCTCCGGCGCGCTGGTTCTCAACGCCACCTACGAGCCGCTGTGTGTCGTGTCGGTACGTCGGGCCGCGATCCTCGTGCTCTCCGCCAAGGCGATCTGCGTCGCCGACGGCGAGGGCATCCTGCACAGCGCCCGCAACGCGCTGCCGGTGCCCTCGGTCGTCCGGCTCACCCGATTTGTCCGGGTGCCGTACCGCACCCACGTGGGCCTGTCCCGCCGGGCGATCTTCGCTCGGGACGGCCGGCGCTGCGCCTACTGCCGTGGCCCGGCGGAGACCATCGACCACGTCTTCCCGCGCAGCCGGGGTGGGCGGCACGCCTGGGAGAACGTGGTGGCCGCCTGCGCCAGGTGCAACCACACCAAGGGCGACAAGACCCCGGCCGAGCTGGGCTGGCGACTGCACTCGCCGCCCACCGCCCCGAAGGGGATCGCCTGGCGGGTGCTCGGCCACCGCGCACCCGACCCGCGCTGGGCCGACTGGCTGGACCTCCGCGAACCCGAAGCCGCGTAA